Proteins from a single region of Anthonomus grandis grandis chromosome 10, icAntGran1.3, whole genome shotgun sequence:
- the LOC126741328 gene encoding kinesin-like protein klp-20, which produces MTDRRPSPTENVKVFIRIRPLQPTETSSNLTIHSDDSVTINSPKEPKTFSFSKIFDEKSTQLDVYQTVASPLVNQALNGYNGTILAYGQSGTGKTFTILGDNKSTDLRGIVPNVFSHILSQIALSDSSTSYLLTVTFLEIYNEEVRDLLSYTGKKLEVRESPEYGVYVKNLSGVTVESTEQVFDIISKGLKNRALACTSLNTQSSRSHAIFTILIEAKHEDQSTTYAKLNLVDLAGSERASKSMASGDRLKEASKINLSLSVLGNVISALVDNPNSHIPYRNSKLTRLLQDSLGGSCLTSMIATVSPCMEHLEETCFTLMYAVRARKIKNVIKRNEENLSVLRSFEEKIKTLQKQLNELERGQLVKKKTNNKERDMELEAVKNQKGELLAKLSQLQKKVLIGGENLLEKAEIQRELLNFSAKELRMLDSSHQLLQESLEEKKLQKHLFERKSLSLQEEDKLLDFHLKETQKKLNKAKTLLYNKEAEYQNEISSLLYTNKCLAKDMGLAHYIISKTIPQEHLGTIQESVYYDEESQEFRLKFIAHCGNNLKKISLGHVEASRVGSNAMRRRYRKYPNEK; this is translated from the coding sequence atgacagacCGACGCCCATCACCAACCGAAAACGTAAAAGTTTTCATAAGAATCCGCCCCCTACAGCCCACAGAGACCAGTAGCAACCTTACCATACACTCCGACGACTCCGTCACCATCAACAGCCCAAAAGAACCGAAAACCTTCAGTTTCAGTAAAATCTTCGACGAAAAATCCACCCAGTTGGACGTTTACCAAACTGTAGCATCACCACTGGTCAACCAAGCCCTAAACGGTTACAACGGCACCATTTTGGCTTACGGCCAGTCCGGAACTGGTAAAACTTTCACCATCTTGGGCGACAACAAGAGTACGGACCTGCGCGGTATCGTTCCTAACGTATTCTCACACATACTGAGCCAAATCGCCTTGAGCGACAGCAGCACGTCCTACCTACTCACCGTCACTTTCCTGGAAATCTACAATGAGGAAGTGAGAGACCTGCTGAGCTACACCGGTAAGAAACTGGAAGTGAGGGAGAGTCCGGAGTATGGAGTTTACGTGAAGAACCTCTCGGGTGTAACGGTGGAATCCACTGAGCAAGTCTTCGATATCATCTCCAAAGGCTTGAAAAATCGAGCGTTAGCTTGCACCAGCCTAAACACCCAAAGCTCCAGATCCCATGCTATATTTACCATTTTAATAGAAGCCAAACATGAGGATCAATCAACCACTTATGCCAAGCTGAACTTGGTCGATCTAGCTGGATCTGAGAGAGCATCCAAGAGTATGGCCTCTGGAGATCGCTTAAAGGAGGCCAGCAAGATCAACTTATCCCTAAGTGTATTAGGCAACGTCATTTCAGCCCTAGTGGATAACCCCAACAGCCACATCCCTTATAGAAATTCCAAGCTCACCAGGCTGCTCCAGGACTCCTTGGGGGGCAGCTGTTTGACCTCCATGATAGCAACCGTAAGCCCCTGCATGGAACATCTGGAAGAAACTTGCTTCACCTTAATGTATGCCGTTCGGGcgagaaaaatcaaaaacgtCATCAAAAGAAACGAGGAGAACCTCAGCGTCCTGAGGAGCTTCGAGGAGAAAATCAAGACCTTACAAAAGCAACTCAACGAGCTCGAGAGGGGCCAACTGGTAAAAAAGAAGACTAATAATAAAGAGAGAGATATGGAGCTTGAAGCTGTTAAGAACCAAAAGGGGGAGCTACTTGCTAAGCTTAGTCAGCTGCAAAAGAAGGTCCTTATTGGTGGGGAAAACTTACTGGAAAAAGCTGAAATTCAACGTGAACTGTTGAACTTTAGCGCCAAAGAGCTTCGGATGCTCGACAGCTCGCATCAGCTCCTGCAAGAATCTTTGGAGGAGAAAAAGCTGCAGAAGCACCTGTTTGAACGCAAGAGCTTATCTTTACAAGAGGAAGATAAGCTGCTGGACTTCCACCTAAAAGAAACCCAAAAGAAGCTGAATAAAGCAAAAACACTGCTCTACAACAAAGAGGCGGAGTATCAGAACGAGATCAGCAGCCTCCTGTACACCAACAAATGTTTAGCAAAAGACATGGGCCTGGCCCATTATATTATTAGCAAAACCATCCCTCAGGAGCACCTCGGAACCATCCAGGAGAGCGTTTATTACGACGAGGAGTCGCAGGAGTTTAGGTTGAAGTTCATAGCGCATTGTGGGaataatttgaagaaaattagcTTGGGGCATGTGGAGGCTTCTCGGGTCGGTTCTAATGCAATGAGGAGACGTTACCGGAAGTACCCTAATGagaaataa